From the Fulvia fulva chromosome 2, complete sequence genome, one window contains:
- a CDS encoding Increased rDNA silencing protein 4, with protein sequence MHPSRPSRASSLASVDTHTTNNNAALLGATRAFGRPKPATKHHTGDHGALSAATTAERGRTMPDRSFSRSPLPLPGSSAGGDIIKEKEKEKSPALDLVNMPRLRIPQNDAPPPHVRSPSQQAAVLAATRAHPPAPAPKNEVAPPSRGKTSARPAIAPKPRRLSGHLGKIEETNDVSDKPTDTTPIAPTTSLVDLFEQRLKETQQSEKKPEPIVVKPHDGLSIKSPKPVMPPKSGITSMIQMQYTGNEGGRQAAQRFSPQRMKRDSAVSDQQDGNVSSGESFVSASEDLDAQSPRESPAAVKPHWTTTQSPSPGQLLQQYTGSKRVPPPSPSPVRQTTTKPIQIQPQRRPSTAPSESMSVTSAKSARSIPAQYHQAYPRGMTPQMSGDQLANAIVASSLASSRAPSPMHLEPPPVPGRHTKHHHHHHKLAFSRTPSPAKGGMLHTLRKTDDTASDSEDDPHPYAKHKKKRLVRKHPNKHHEGDRKRWRDAVTDRERKRYEGVWAANKGLNFSFTPEEQQSFSRLPEHPRTVQTKTSANEAVSNIVARDIWSRSRLPEQTLEMVWDLVDNDAVGRLQKDEFVVGMWLIDQRLKGRKLPVKVSETVWASVRGISGIKVRK encoded by the coding sequence ATGCATCCCTCCAGACCGTCGAGAGCCTCTTCCCTCGCTAGCGTCGACACCCACACCACAAACAACAATGCCGCTCTGCTTGGAGCCACGCGAGCTTTTGGCAGGCCGAAACCCGCTACGAAACACCACACCGGTGATCATGGAGCGCTCTCTGCGGCCACGACAGCTGAGCGCGGAAGGACGATGCCCGACCGCAGCTTCTCCAGGTCTCCACTGCCGCTGCCAGGGTCGTCGGCAGGCGGTGATATCATCAAGGAGAAGGAGAAGGAGAAGTCGCCAGCGCTGGACTTGGTGAATATGCCACGTTTGCGTATACCGCAGAACGATGCTCCACCACCACACGTCAGGTCGCCCTCTCAGCAGGCCGCTGTCTTGGCTGCCACACGTGCCCATCCGCCAGCCCCCGCACCAAAGAACGAGGTCGCACCTCCATCTCGTGGGAAGACATCTGCCAGGCCGGCGATAGCGCCAAAACCTCGGAGACTGAGTGGACACCTCGGGAAGATTGAGGAGACCAACGATGTCAGCGACAAGCCAACGGACACAACGCCGATCGCACCGACCACATCACTCGTTGATCTGTTCGAGCAAAGGTTGAAGGAGACGCAGCAATCGGAGAAGAAGCCAGAGCCGATAGTCGTCAAGCCGCATGACGGGCTTTCCATCAAGAGCCCCAAGCCAGTGATGCCGCCCAAGTCAGGCATCACATCCATGATTCAGATGCAATACACGGGGAACGAAGGCGGGAGGCAAGCAGCACAAAGGTTCTCGCCTCAGAGAATGAAGAGAGATTCGGCAGTATCGGACCAACAGGATGGCAATGTCAGCTCAGGAGAATCTTTCGTCTCGGCTTCAGAGGATCTGGACGCGCAGTCTCCTCGCGAAAGCCCAGCAGCTGTGAAACCTCATTGGACCACGACGCAAAGCCCATCGCCAGGGCAGTTATTGCAGCAATATACGGGATCAAAGCGTGTCCCTCCACCCTCGCCATCACCTGTACGCCAAACGACCACGAAACCTATTCAGATTCAACCCCAGCGGAGACCTTCAACCGCACCCTCTGAAAGCATGTCTGTGACCTCCGCCAAATCGGCAAGATCAATTCCGGCGCAGTATCACCAAGCATATCCCCGTGGCATGACGCCTCAAATGAGTGGTGATCAACTGGCAAACGCCATCGTTGCGTCAAGTCTCGCGTCTTCAAGGGCGCCTTCTCCAATGCACTTGGAGCCACCACCAGTGCCTGGCCGGCACACAAAACATCATCACCACCACCACAAGCTGGCCTTCTCGCGCACTCCTAGTCCAGCCAAAGGTGGCATGCTGCACACTTTGCGGAAGACCGATGATACAGCGTCCGACAGTGAAGATGATCCTCACCCTTACGCCAAGCACAAGAAGAAGCGGCTAGTGCGAAAGCATCCCAACAAGCATCATGAAGGCGATCGGAAGCGATGGCGAGATGCTGTTACTGACCGCGAGCGGAAACGATATGAGGGCGTATGGGCAGCGAACAAGGGTCTAAACTTCTCGTTCACTCCCGAAGAACAGCAATCTTTCTCTCGCTTGCCGGAACATCCACGAACGGTTCAAACGAAGACATCCGCCAACGAGGCAGTCTCAAACATCGTAGCACGAGACATTTGGAGCCGCTCACGCTTACCAGAACAAACATTGGAAATGGTCTGGGATCTTGTGGACAACGATGCCGTCGGTCGACTACAAAAAGACGAATTCGTGGTTGGAATGTGGTTGATCGACCAACGGCTGAAAGGCCGGAAACTACCGGTCAAGGTATCGGAAACAGTTTGGGCGAGCGTCAGAGGCATATCGGGGATCAAAGTCAGGAAGTAG